A region of the Arenibacter antarcticus genome:
GCAGCGGCAATGGCGCCAGAACTTACGATGATAAATTCGTACCGGTCATTTAGTTTGGCAATCTGTCTGCCTATATCCTCAATTTTTCCTCGTGAAATATGATCGGTTTCCTTGGTAAGGGTATTAGATCCTATTTTTAATAAAATTCTTTTTCGTTTCATGTTCCTTGCTTTTTCACCAATTTCTTAGAGGAGTTATCTAGCTTTATCAACCCCTTTTGGTTCTCCTCAAGAATTAACTGAAGTACAGTTTTCAAGAGTTTCACCACAGGGTTTGGCGCCGTATTCCTTTCTGATATGGCAAAATACTAATTTATGCGAGCTCTTTTTTTAGGGCATCAAAAAATTGATCTAGATTTTCCTTGGTAATATTCAGTGCCGGTAATATTCGCAATACATGTTTGTCGTTAGCGCCTCCGGTGAACATATGTTGGTTGTGGATCAGTTTTTTTCGCAGTTCCGATACCTCAAAATCAAATTCGAGCCCCAACATAAGCCCCATTCCCTTTACTTGTTTTACTTGGGGAATGGCAGCGGCCTTTTTCTTGAAATATTCGAAAAGTGTGGCCGAGTTCTCTATGAGGTTTTCTTCTTCAATAACATCCAATACGGCCAGCCCTGCAGCACATGCCAAATGGTTCCCGCCAAAAGTAGTGCCCAAAAGTCCGTAGGAGGCTTTTATACTTTCGTGGATTAGCACCCCGCCAATCGGAAATCCGTTACCCATACCCTTGGCAACGGTGATAATGTCTGGTTGAATGTTGAAATGTTGGAAGGCAAAGAATTTACCACTCCTGCCATAACCGCATTGTACCTCGTCTGCAATAAGAAGTACCTGATGCTCCTTACAGAGTTTGGCTATATTTTCATAAAATTTCTGAGAAGGCATATCCAAACCACCAACACCTTGGATGGATTCTATGATTACCGCACAGACATCGCCATTGCTAATCTCACTGATAAAGGCCTGTAGGTCATTAAAAGGGAGAAAGCTTACCTTTTGTTGTTTGTTGAGTGGGGCATTTATTTTTTCA
Encoded here:
- a CDS encoding aspartate aminotransferase family protein, whose translation is MKLFDVYPLYDVTPVAAKGIVVIDDKGQEYLDFYGGHAVISIGHSHPTYINRLKDQLDKIGFYSNAIQNPLQEELATKLGKLSGCEDYNLFLCNSGAEANENALKLASFQNGKSKVIAFKNGFHGRTSAAVAVTDNEKINAPLNKQQKVSFLPFNDLQAFISEISNGDVCAVIIESIQGVGGLDMPSQKFYENIAKLCKEHQVLLIADEVQCGYGRSGKFFAFQHFNIQPDIITVAKGMGNGFPIGGVLIHESIKASYGLLGTTFGGNHLACAAGLAVLDVIEEENLIENSATLFEYFKKKAAAIPQVKQVKGMGLMLGLEFDFEVSELRKKLIHNQHMFTGGANDKHVLRILPALNITKENLDQFFDALKKELA